Proteins encoded within one genomic window of Streptomyces kaniharaensis:
- the rho gene encoding transcription termination factor Rho → MSDTTDLMGARPDADASDAAAAPAAPARRRRSAAAGLDGMVLAELQKLAADLGITGTGRMRKSQLIETIKEKSGGDPLLAAGGAPAAKRAAAKADAEAPVEKPARRTKAAAAAAAPAAEAQAQIEIPVQAAAETAAPARTERTRRRATSAAGAPTAEAAAEPAAVVVAEAKQAETRPAEARVVEGREEGRTESRRDRRDRRDRRETGDRREAGERQEGEAQAGQDGEARESRRDRRNRRERTDRQTQQGQQQGAQGDGQQTRQQAQPQAAQQGGYEDDEFGDGRRGRRGRYRDRRGRGRREGFETGAPEPQIGEDDVLIPVAGILDILDNYAFVRTSGYLPGQNDVYVSLAQVRKNGLRKGDAITGAVRQPREGERREKFNAMVRLDSVNGMDPDSGRGRPEFNKLTPLYPQERLRLETDPGVLTTRIIDLVSPIGKGQRGLIVAPPKTGKTMVLQAVANAITHNNPECHLMVVLVDERPEEVTDMQRSVKGEVISSTFDRPAEDHTTVAELAIERAKRLVELGHDVVILLDSITRLGRAYNLAAPASGRILSGGVDSTALYPPKKFFGAARNIENGGSLTILATALVETGSRMDEVIFEEFKGTGNMELKLDRKLSDKRIFPAVDVDASSTRKEEILLGSEELGIVWKLRRVLHALDSQQAIELLLDKMKQTKSNAEFLMQIAKTTPGSGD, encoded by the coding sequence GTGAGCGACACCACCGATCTGATGGGCGCGCGCCCGGACGCCGACGCGTCGGACGCAGCCGCCGCCCCCGCTGCCCCGGCGCGGCGCCGCCGCTCCGCCGCCGCGGGCCTGGACGGCATGGTCCTGGCCGAGCTGCAGAAGCTCGCCGCGGACCTGGGCATCACCGGTACCGGACGCATGCGCAAGAGCCAGCTGATCGAGACCATCAAGGAGAAGAGCGGCGGCGACCCGCTGCTCGCCGCCGGTGGCGCCCCGGCCGCCAAGCGCGCCGCCGCCAAGGCGGACGCCGAGGCCCCGGTCGAGAAGCCGGCCCGCCGCACCAAGGCCGCCGCTGCCGCCGCGGCCCCGGCCGCCGAGGCGCAGGCCCAGATCGAGATCCCGGTCCAGGCCGCCGCCGAGACCGCCGCGCCCGCCCGTACCGAGCGCACCCGCCGCCGTGCCACCTCGGCCGCCGGCGCGCCCACCGCCGAGGCCGCCGCCGAGCCGGCCGCCGTCGTCGTGGCCGAGGCCAAGCAGGCCGAGACCCGCCCGGCCGAGGCCCGCGTCGTCGAGGGCCGCGAGGAGGGCCGTACCGAGTCCCGCCGCGACCGCCGCGACCGCCGCGACCGCCGTGAGACCGGCGACCGCCGCGAGGCCGGCGAGCGTCAGGAGGGCGAGGCCCAGGCCGGCCAGGACGGCGAGGCGCGCGAGTCGCGCCGCGACCGTCGCAACCGCCGCGAGCGGACCGATCGCCAGACCCAGCAGGGCCAGCAGCAGGGCGCCCAGGGCGACGGCCAGCAGACCCGCCAGCAGGCGCAGCCGCAGGCCGCCCAGCAGGGCGGCTACGAGGACGACGAGTTCGGCGACGGCCGCCGCGGCCGCCGCGGCCGCTACCGCGACCGCCGGGGCCGCGGCCGCCGCGAGGGCTTCGAGACCGGCGCCCCCGAGCCGCAGATCGGCGAGGACGACGTCCTGATCCCGGTCGCGGGCATCCTCGACATCCTCGACAACTACGCGTTCGTGCGCACCTCCGGCTACCTGCCGGGCCAGAACGACGTCTACGTCTCGCTCGCCCAGGTCCGCAAGAACGGCCTGCGCAAGGGTGACGCCATCACCGGTGCGGTGCGCCAGCCCCGCGAGGGCGAGCGCCGCGAGAAGTTCAACGCCATGGTGCGGCTGGACTCCGTCAACGGCATGGACCCGGACAGCGGCCGCGGCCGTCCCGAGTTCAACAAGCTGACCCCGCTGTACCCGCAGGAGCGGCTGCGCCTGGAGACCGACCCGGGCGTGCTGACGACCCGGATCATCGACCTGGTGTCGCCGATCGGCAAGGGCCAGCGCGGTCTGATCGTCGCGCCGCCGAAGACCGGCAAGACGATGGTGCTGCAGGCGGTCGCCAACGCGATCACCCACAACAACCCCGAGTGCCACCTGATGGTCGTCCTGGTCGACGAGCGTCCGGAGGAGGTCACCGACATGCAGCGGTCGGTGAAGGGCGAGGTCATCTCCTCGACCTTCGACCGCCCGGCGGAGGACCACACCACCGTCGCCGAGCTCGCCATCGAGCGCGCCAAGCGCCTGGTGGAGCTGGGCCACGACGTGGTGATCCTGCTGGACTCGATCACCCGCCTCGGCCGCGCCTACAACCTGGCGGCGCCGGCCTCCGGCCGCATCCTGTCCGGTGGTGTCGACTCGACCGCGCTGTACCCGCCGAAGAAGTTCTTCGGCGCCGCGCGCAACATCGAGAACGGCGGCTCGCTGACCATCCTGGCCACCGCGCTGGTCGAGACCGGCTCGCGCATGGACGAGGTGATCTTCGAGGAGTTCAAGGGCACCGGCAACATGGAGCTCAAGCTCGACCGGAAGCTCTCGGACAAGCGCATCTTCCCGGCCGTCGACGTGGACGCCTCCAGCACCCGCAAGGAGGAGATCCTGCTCGGCAGCGAGGAGTTGGGCATCGTCTGGAAGCTGCGCCGGGTGCTGCACGCGCTCGACTCGCAGCAGGCGATCGAGCTCCTGCTGGACAAGATGAAGCAGACCAAGAGCAACGCCGAGTTCCTGATGCAGATCGCCAAGACGACCCCCGGCTCCGGCGACTGA
- a CDS encoding LCP family protein: MAEQTRIPRNRRKVLRVAACAFAALVVLGAGAAVYAYFRLNGNIKSVDIDARLGGARPPAATDGSFNILVLGSDSRSGENGDLAGGDTGGSARSDTAMVVHVSRDHSHADVVSIPRDTLVARPGCTDAGGRPVPGVKRAMYNSAFEVGGAACAVKTTEQLTGLRMDHYVQVDFAGFARVVDAMGGATVTTTVAIHDRDSGLDLPPGEHHLNGQQALAFVRTRHGVGDGSDLGRIELQKQMVKSLLRQAGGIGLFANPVELWSVGDTMTRSLTTDSALASVDALVGLAQELKGIGPDQLGMVTLPVVTAPGDPNRVVEQQPQADQVWAALKADRAIPQAIVATQPANPAQASPTAAPTAPATASAKR; encoded by the coding sequence ATGGCCGAGCAGACGAGGATCCCGAGGAACCGCCGCAAGGTCCTGCGCGTGGCCGCCTGCGCGTTCGCCGCGCTCGTCGTTCTCGGCGCAGGCGCGGCCGTCTACGCGTACTTCCGGCTCAACGGCAACATCAAGAGCGTCGACATCGACGCCCGCCTCGGCGGCGCCCGGCCGCCGGCCGCCACCGACGGCTCGTTCAACATCCTCGTCCTGGGCTCGGATTCGCGCTCCGGCGAGAACGGCGACCTGGCCGGCGGCGACACCGGTGGCAGCGCCCGCTCCGACACCGCGATGGTGGTGCACGTCAGCCGGGACCACTCGCACGCCGACGTCGTCTCGATCCCGCGCGACACGCTGGTCGCCAGGCCCGGCTGCACCGACGCGGGCGGCAGGCCCGTGCCGGGCGTCAAGCGCGCCATGTACAACAGCGCCTTCGAGGTCGGCGGCGCGGCCTGCGCGGTGAAGACCACCGAGCAGCTGACCGGGCTGCGGATGGACCACTACGTCCAGGTCGACTTCGCCGGCTTCGCCCGGGTCGTCGACGCGATGGGAGGGGCCACCGTGACCACGACGGTGGCCATCCACGACCGGGACAGCGGGCTCGACCTCCCGCCCGGCGAGCACCACCTCAACGGGCAGCAGGCGCTCGCCTTCGTCCGCACCCGGCACGGCGTCGGCGACGGCAGCGACCTCGGCCGGATCGAGCTGCAGAAGCAGATGGTGAAGTCGCTGCTGCGGCAGGCCGGCGGGATCGGCCTGTTCGCCAACCCCGTCGAGCTCTGGTCGGTCGGCGACACCATGACCCGCAGCCTCACCACCGACTCGGCGCTCGCCTCGGTGGACGCGCTGGTGGGGCTGGCGCAGGAGCTCAAGGGGATCGGGCCGGACCAGCTCGGCATGGTGACCCTGCCGGTGGTCACCGCCCCCGGCGACCCCAACCGCGTCGTCGAGCAGCAGCCGCAGGCGGACCAGGTCTGGGCGGCGCTCAAGGCCGACCGGGCGATCCCGCAGGCGATCGTCGCGACCCAGCCCGCGAACCCCGCCCAGGCGTCCCCCACGGCCGCCCCGACGGCCCCGGCGACGGCCTCCGCCAAGCGCTGA
- a CDS encoding arsenate reductase/protein-tyrosine-phosphatase family protein, with protein sequence MTPTASLHAGPGIAPYLSVGPRPLDHFRILFVCTGNICRSPIAERLTRRELDTRLSPRVAGRILVESAGTWGHEGAPMEEHAATVLDEYGADSGGFTGRELLDEHVVEADLVLTATLDHRAQVISMGHEAGLRTFTLKEFTRLVRTIDPSTLPDPRRGADVTERARALVRAAAALRGWLLAATPESDELVDPYGAPIGMFRNCGEEIFHAVDPVVTALTGVPARR encoded by the coding sequence TTGACGCCCACCGCCTCGCTCCATGCCGGGCCCGGCATCGCGCCGTACCTGAGCGTGGGCCCCAGGCCGCTGGACCACTTCCGGATCCTCTTCGTCTGCACCGGCAACATCTGCCGCTCGCCGATCGCCGAGCGGCTGACCCGGCGCGAGCTGGACACCCGGCTCAGCCCGCGGGTGGCCGGGCGGATCCTGGTGGAGAGCGCCGGGACGTGGGGCCACGAGGGCGCGCCGATGGAGGAGCACGCGGCGACCGTGCTCGACGAGTACGGCGCCGACAGCGGCGGCTTCACCGGCCGGGAGCTGCTCGACGAGCACGTGGTCGAGGCCGACCTGGTGCTCACCGCGACGCTGGACCACCGCGCCCAGGTGATCTCGATGGGCCACGAGGCGGGGCTGCGCACCTTCACGCTGAAGGAGTTCACCCGCCTGGTGCGGACGATAGACCCGAGCACCCTGCCCGACCCGCGCCGCGGCGCGGACGTCACCGAGCGTGCCCGCGCGCTGGTCAGGGCGGCCGCGGCGCTGCGCGGCTGGCTGCTGGCCGCCACGCCGGAGTCCGACGAGCTGGTCGACCCGTACGGGGCGCCGATCGGCATGTTCCGCAACTGCGGCGAGGAGATATTCCACGCCGTCGACCCGGTGGTCACCGCCCTCACCGGGGTGCCCGCCCGTCGTTAG
- a CDS encoding L-threonylcarbamoyladenylate synthase, producing MSRRYDCADTGDRATGLREAASAIRRGELVVLPTDTLYGVGADAFSPEAVAALLAAKGRGRNMPSPVLVGSPTTLHGLVTDFSEQAWELVDAFWPGGLTLVARHQPSLRWDLGETRGTVAVRMPLHPVAIELLNATGPLAVSSANKTGGPSPATCDEAQAQLGDAISVYLDGGQADHATASSIVDVTGKVPVLLRAGAISVEQLREVVPDLEAGS from the coding sequence ATGAGCCGCCGCTACGACTGTGCCGACACCGGGGACCGCGCCACCGGCCTGCGCGAGGCCGCCTCGGCCATCCGCCGCGGCGAACTCGTCGTGCTGCCCACCGACACCCTGTACGGCGTCGGCGCGGACGCCTTCTCGCCCGAGGCCGTCGCCGCCCTGCTGGCCGCCAAGGGCCGCGGCCGCAACATGCCCTCGCCCGTCCTGGTCGGCTCCCCGACCACCCTGCACGGCCTGGTCACCGACTTCTCCGAACAGGCCTGGGAGCTGGTCGACGCCTTCTGGCCCGGCGGCCTGACCCTGGTCGCCCGGCACCAGCCCTCGCTGCGCTGGGACCTCGGCGAGACCCGCGGCACCGTCGCCGTCCGGATGCCGCTGCACCCGGTCGCCATCGAGCTGCTGAACGCCACCGGCCCGCTCGCCGTCTCCAGCGCCAACAAGACCGGCGGCCCGTCCCCGGCCACCTGCGACGAGGCGCAGGCGCAGCTCGGCGACGCCATCTCGGTCTACCTGGACGGCGGGCAGGCCGACCACGCGACCGCCTCGTCCATCGTCGACGTCACGGGCAAGGTCCCGGTCCTGCTGCGGGCCGGCGCGATCAGCGTCGAGCAGCTGAGGGAGGTCGTCCCCGACCTGGAGGCCGGAAGTTGA
- the rpmE gene encoding 50S ribosomal protein L31 — MKPNVHPEYVVTRVTCTCGAEFVTRSTETSGEIRAEVCSQCHPFYTGKQKILDTGGRVARFEARFGKQHSAKA, encoded by the coding sequence TTGAAGCCCAACGTTCACCCCGAGTACGTGGTCACCCGTGTGACCTGCACCTGCGGCGCCGAGTTCGTGACCCGCTCGACCGAGACCAGCGGCGAGATCCGCGCCGAGGTCTGCTCGCAGTGCCACCCGTTCTACACCGGCAAGCAGAAGATCCTCGACACCGGTGGCCGCGTGGCCCGCTTCGAGGCCCGCTTCGGCAAGCAGCACAGCGCGAAGGCCTAG
- the prfA gene encoding peptide chain release factor 1 has product MFEAVEELLVEHADLETRLADPSVHADQANARKLAKRYAELTPITRVYREWRQAGEDIEAARELAAEDPEFLAEAKASEARREDLTEELRLLLVPRDPSDDKDVILEIKAGEGGEESALFAGDLLRMYLRYAERIGWKTEIIDFNESDLGGYKDVSVAVKTKGSTEPGQGVWARLKYEGGVHRVQRVPATESQGRIHTSAAGVLVTPEAEEVEVEIHANDLRVDVYRSSGPGGQSVNTTDSAVRITHLPTGIVASCQNEKSQLQNKEQAMRILRSRLLAAAQEEAEREASDARRSQVRTVDRSERIRTYNYPENRISDHRTGFKSYNLDQVLDGDLNAVIQSCVDADAAAKLAAAQQN; this is encoded by the coding sequence ATGTTCGAGGCAGTCGAAGAGCTCCTCGTCGAGCACGCCGACCTCGAAACGAGGCTGGCCGACCCGTCCGTCCACGCCGACCAGGCCAACGCCCGCAAGCTGGCCAAGCGGTACGCCGAGCTGACCCCGATCACCCGGGTCTACCGGGAGTGGCGGCAGGCCGGCGAGGACATCGAGGCCGCGCGTGAACTCGCCGCCGAGGACCCCGAGTTCCTCGCCGAGGCGAAGGCCTCCGAGGCCCGCCGCGAGGATCTGACCGAGGAGCTGCGGCTGCTGCTCGTCCCGCGCGACCCCAGCGACGACAAGGACGTCATCCTGGAGATCAAGGCGGGCGAGGGCGGCGAGGAGTCCGCGCTGTTCGCCGGCGACCTGCTCCGGATGTACCTGCGCTACGCCGAGCGGATCGGCTGGAAGACCGAGATCATCGACTTCAACGAGTCCGACCTCGGCGGCTACAAGGACGTCTCGGTGGCCGTGAAGACCAAGGGCAGCACGGAGCCCGGCCAGGGCGTCTGGGCCCGGCTGAAGTACGAGGGCGGCGTGCACCGCGTGCAGCGCGTCCCCGCCACCGAGTCCCAGGGCCGCATCCACACCTCCGCGGCGGGCGTGCTCGTCACCCCCGAGGCGGAGGAGGTCGAGGTCGAGATCCACGCCAACGACCTGCGCGTCGACGTCTACCGCTCCTCCGGCCCCGGCGGCCAGTCGGTCAACACCACCGACTCCGCGGTCCGGATCACCCACCTGCCGACCGGTATCGTGGCGTCCTGCCAGAACGAGAAGAGCCAGCTGCAGAACAAGGAGCAGGCGATGCGCATCCTGCGTTCGCGGCTGCTCGCCGCCGCGCAGGAGGAGGCCGAGCGGGAGGCCTCGGACGCGCGCCGCAGCCAGGTTCGTACGGTGGACCGCTCCGAGCGGATCCGGACGTACAACTACCCCGAGAACCGCATCTCGGACCACCGCACGGGCTTCAAGTCGTACAACCTGGACCAGGTCCTGGACGGCGACCTGAACGCGGTGATCCAGTCCTGCGTCGACGCGGACGCGGCGGCCAAGCTCGCCGCGGCCCAACAGAACTGA
- the prmC gene encoding peptide chain release factor N(5)-glutamine methyltransferase, whose amino-acid sequence MNLLLAEVAQATQRLAAAGVPSPRFDAEELAAYVHNVKRSQLHTVKDADFDARYWEAVSRREAREPLQHITGRAFFRYLELEVGPGVFVPRPETETVVEWAIDAVRDMDVAEPLVVDLCSGSGAIALALAQELPRSTVHAFELDEGALEYTRRNIEASPDRARITLHAGDATKAFEDDRSWNGRFDLVISNPPYIPLTEWEYVAPEARDHDPHMSLFSGEDGLDTIRGIERVAARLLRPGGAVVIEHADQQGGQVPWIFNEEHGWTDAADHRDLNNRPRFTTARRASL is encoded by the coding sequence ATGAACCTGCTGCTCGCCGAGGTGGCCCAGGCCACCCAGCGGTTGGCCGCGGCCGGCGTGCCGTCGCCGCGCTTCGACGCGGAGGAGCTCGCCGCCTACGTCCACAACGTCAAGCGCAGCCAGCTGCACACGGTGAAGGACGCCGACTTCGACGCCCGCTACTGGGAGGCCGTCTCGCGCCGCGAGGCGCGCGAGCCGCTCCAGCACATCACCGGGCGGGCGTTCTTCCGCTACCTGGAGCTGGAGGTCGGCCCCGGGGTGTTCGTGCCCCGGCCGGAGACCGAGACGGTCGTCGAGTGGGCCATAGACGCCGTGCGCGACATGGACGTCGCCGAGCCGCTGGTCGTCGACCTCTGCTCCGGCTCCGGCGCCATCGCGCTCGCCCTCGCCCAGGAGCTGCCGCGCTCGACCGTGCACGCCTTCGAACTCGACGAGGGCGCGCTGGAGTACACCCGGCGCAACATCGAGGCCAGCCCCGACCGCGCCCGGATCACCCTGCACGCCGGCGACGCCACCAAGGCCTTCGAGGACGACCGCTCCTGGAACGGCCGCTTCGACCTGGTGATCTCCAACCCGCCGTACATCCCGCTCACCGAGTGGGAGTACGTCGCGCCGGAGGCCCGCGACCACGACCCGCACATGTCACTGTTCTCCGGCGAGGACGGCCTGGACACCATCCGCGGCATCGAGCGCGTGGCCGCCCGGCTGCTGCGCCCGGGCGGCGCGGTGGTGATCGAGCACGCCGACCAGCAGGGCGGCCAGGTGCCGTGGATCTTCAACGAGGAACACGGCTGGACGGACGCCGCCGACCACCGCGACCTGAACAACCGGCCGCGCTTCACGACGGCCCGAAGGGCCTCCCTGTGA
- the thrB gene encoding homoserine kinase, whose protein sequence is MAGPAFRAAAVRVRVPATSANLGPGFDAFGLALGLYDDVVVRVADSGLSVDIAGEGADTLARDERHLVVRSMRAAFDRLGGQPRGLEVVCANRIPHGRGLGSSSAAICAGIVAARAVTIGGPSALDDDALLALASELEGHPDNVAACLRGNFTVAWTDEESAKAIALEPSERVVPVVFVPAEEVLTETARGLLPKTVPLADAAVNAGRAALLVEALTRRPELLLAATEDRLHQDYRSSAMPDSAALVGALRAEGIPAVISGAGPTVLALTDEANADKVLSFAGHHGHGGDPAFAAHRLELDRTGATVLPLDV, encoded by the coding sequence ATGGCCGGTCCTGCGTTCCGTGCCGCCGCCGTCCGGGTCCGGGTTCCCGCGACCAGCGCCAACCTCGGCCCGGGCTTCGACGCCTTCGGACTCGCGCTGGGTCTGTACGACGACGTGGTCGTCCGGGTCGCCGACTCCGGTCTCTCGGTCGACATCGCCGGCGAGGGCGCCGACACGCTGGCGCGCGACGAGCGCCACCTCGTGGTCCGCTCGATGCGCGCCGCCTTCGACCGGCTCGGCGGCCAGCCGCGCGGCCTCGAAGTGGTCTGCGCCAACCGGATACCGCACGGCCGCGGCCTGGGCTCCTCGTCGGCCGCCATCTGCGCCGGCATCGTGGCCGCCCGCGCCGTCACCATCGGCGGTCCGTCCGCGCTGGACGACGACGCGCTGCTGGCCCTCGCCTCCGAGCTGGAGGGCCACCCCGACAACGTCGCGGCCTGCCTGCGCGGCAACTTCACCGTCGCCTGGACCGACGAGGAGTCGGCCAAGGCGATCGCCCTGGAGCCGTCCGAGCGGGTCGTCCCGGTGGTGTTCGTGCCCGCCGAGGAGGTGCTCACCGAGACCGCCCGCGGCCTGCTGCCGAAGACCGTCCCGCTGGCCGACGCCGCCGTGAACGCGGGCCGTGCCGCGCTGCTGGTCGAGGCGCTGACCCGGCGGCCCGAGCTGCTGCTGGCCGCCACCGAGGACCGGCTGCACCAGGACTACCGCTCCTCCGCGATGCCGGACAGCGCCGCCCTGGTGGGCGCGCTGCGGGCGGAGGGCATCCCCGCGGTGATCTCCGGGGCCGGCCCGACCGTCCTCGCGCTCACCGACGAGGCGAACGCCGACAAGGTGCTCTCCTTCGCCGGGCACCACGGCCACGGCGGCGACCCGGCGTTCGCCGCGCACCGTCTGGAGCTCGACCGCACCGGTGCCACGGTGCTCCCGCTGGACGTCTGA
- a CDS encoding serine hydroxymethyltransferase has translation MTVTDAETGSTATRGRPRASEALHRADPQIADLLAAEAERRAETIQLLAGENLTSPAVLAALGGPLIDKYAEGYPGRRHHTGCALADAAELLAIDRARELFAAPHANVQPRSATSAMLAAYAALLRPGDGVLAMSLEHGGHLSCGSRANFSGRWFAFTGYGVRESDGLIDLDQVRELARRYRPKAIVAGSISHPRHPDWAAFREIADEVDAYLIASAAQTTGLIAAGVAPSPVPYADVTVAATHKLLRGPRGGLLLSTAELAERIDRAVFPFSQGGAAMNEVAGKAVALAEAATPAYRVYAQRTVAGARALAAGLAEAGMRPLTGGTDTHLVTADVSPLGVSGAEAEQRCAAAGMMLGKCALPYDPAPPSEASGIRLGTGTVTTQGMGEPELAEIAGLIGQLLTGSPAARVGERVRELAAAFAEIG, from the coding sequence ATGACCGTCACCGACGCCGAGACCGGCTCGACCGCGACGAGGGGGCGCCCCCGGGCGTCGGAGGCGCTGCACCGGGCGGATCCGCAGATCGCCGACCTGCTGGCCGCCGAGGCCGAACGGCGGGCGGAGACGATCCAGCTGCTGGCCGGGGAGAACCTGACCAGCCCGGCCGTCCTGGCGGCGCTGGGCGGCCCGCTGATCGACAAGTACGCCGAGGGCTACCCGGGCCGCCGGCACCACACCGGCTGCGCACTGGCCGACGCCGCCGAGCTGCTGGCGATCGACCGGGCCCGCGAGCTGTTCGCCGCCCCGCACGCCAACGTCCAGCCCCGGTCGGCGACTTCGGCGATGCTGGCGGCGTACGCGGCGCTGCTGCGGCCCGGCGACGGCGTCCTCGCGATGTCGCTGGAGCATGGCGGCCACCTCAGCTGCGGCTCGCGGGCGAACTTCTCCGGCCGCTGGTTCGCGTTCACCGGCTACGGGGTGCGCGAGAGCGACGGCCTGATCGACCTCGACCAGGTGCGCGAGCTGGCCCGGCGCTACCGCCCGAAGGCCATCGTGGCGGGATCGATCTCCCACCCCCGGCACCCGGACTGGGCCGCCTTCCGGGAGATCGCCGACGAGGTGGACGCCTACCTGATCGCCTCCGCCGCGCAGACCACCGGTCTGATCGCGGCCGGTGTGGCGCCCTCCCCGGTGCCGTACGCGGACGTCACGGTGGCGGCCACCCACAAGCTGCTGCGCGGCCCGCGTGGGGGCCTGCTGCTGTCCACCGCGGAGCTGGCGGAGCGGATCGACCGGGCGGTGTTCCCGTTCAGCCAGGGCGGGGCTGCGATGAACGAGGTGGCCGGCAAGGCGGTGGCCCTGGCCGAGGCGGCGACGCCCGCCTACCGGGTGTACGCGCAGCGGACGGTGGCCGGGGCGCGAGCGCTGGCGGCAGGGCTCGCAGAGGCCGGAATGCGCCCGCTGACCGGCGGTACGGACACCCACCTGGTGACGGCGGACGTGAGCCCGCTCGGCGTCTCCGGCGCCGAGGCCGAGCAGCGCTGCGCGGCGGCCGGGATGATGCTGGGCAAGTGCGCGCTGCCGTATGACCCGGCGCCGCCGTCCGAGGCCTCCGGGATCCGGCTCGGCACCGGCACGGTGACCACGCAGGGGATGGGCGAGCCGGAGCTGGCGGAGATCGCCGGGCTGATCGGGCAGTTGCTCACCGGGAGTCCGGCCGCACGGGTGGGGGAGCGGGTCCGGGAGCTGGCGGCGGCCTTCGCCGAGATCGGATGA